In the Desulfuromonas sp. DDH964 genome, GTCTCCGGGATCTACCGTCGGCGCCGCAGCGAGACTGCCGATGGCGCCGCTGAGCGAGGCCGTACGAAAACTGAAGGTGTCGGCGCTCGCGAGCACGACCTTGGAGGTGGTGACCGGCACCAAAAACCCGGTCAGGCGGATGTCCCGGCTCATCCGGTTGATGGCGTAACGCAGGTTTTGCTGGACCTCCCCGACCTCTTCGGTAGTATAGGCGGTACGCTGAGTGTTGCCATACAGGCCGTAGACAGCCATGACAACAAGTCCCATCATCGCTACCACGATGAGGAGTTCGATCAGCGAAAATCCCTTTTGGCCTCTACTGGTCATCTAGTTGACAGTTTTCTTGTATTCGGTCAAGGTCGCAACTCCTTCGGGCCCCTGGACATTGACGGTGATGGTGGCCATGTTGGCAAGGGGGGAATTGGCAATCACGGTGTAGCTGGCGGAGAGGTTGCTGGATCCCGTTTCGCTGTAGGTGGTCGAGCCGTCGGAAAACACCCAGGTCTGGTTGGAGGAACTGCTCTTCAAGCGCGCGTCGTCCGATTTCCAGGCGAGGATCTGCTCCATGACGCCCTGGGCCATGGAGGCCTCCTGGGACAGTCGATTGGCTTGGGCGTTGCCCTGAATAGCGGTTATCTGCATGGATGCCAGGGCCAGCAGGCCGATGGAAAAAATGGTCAGGGCGACCAGCAACTCAACGAGGGTAAAGCCTTGGTTTCCCCTGTAATTGTCCAAAACAACCTTCATGGATCACCCGCCGAAAAAGCCCTGATAATGGAACGCAAAAACCGGAATGGCTCCCAGGTGGTTAAAATTTATAGCAAGGGTCGTTCCAAAAATGCGACTGTCCGTTCTTTCCCTGCACAATTGGAAAAATCACCGGCATTTCACGATGCCCTTCCGAAAAAAGGGAGAGCCATCGCCGGCGTCCGGGGCACAACTCTCCTAGATTCAAGGATATAACAACGGGCCGCCTTTTCAATCTTGTTACCCGGGCCTAGCGGAATTATGTTGGGTTTTTTTAATATTTTTACTGTTTCCTGCCCTTGGGGGGGGGGGGGGGGGGGGGGTACTCCGGCCAGCCTTTCAAGGTTCGGCAGCGCTGGCCAAGCGGCTCAGGATCAGCGGAGAAGGCTGAGGAATTCCATCGCGGAACGAGAGGCAATTCCCGGGCCTTCATAACTGGCACAGGTCCCTGAACCGTCGCCAAATTTTCTGCCCCGCAAATTCGCAAGGCTCCCGAGACAGTAATGGGCACGCTTCCTGAATAAATCCCCATGACCGGTAATGCCTGAAGGTTGGATTTTGCTATTGTGTTGGGCCGGGGTGCTTAAGGCGGCCGGGAAGACCTGCCGCGCCGACCGGACATGGAAAATGCTGAGGAGATAGCCATGAGTCGAATCCTGCTGCTGATCGTGGTAGCCACCCTGTGCCAAGGTCTTTTTTCCATGGCCTTTGCCATGTCCGACGAGGAAATGACCAACAAGATCATTGGCGAATGGTATGCCGAGGACGAAAATGGCAGTACCGTCTACCTCTTCAACAAGGACGGCAGCTGGACCGAAAATGGCGTCTATTATTTCAAGGACGGGCCGAAAGAGGTCTCCCTGGAAGGGAAATGGTATATCGAAAAGAGCCACTTTTACCATTCGGTCGTCAAATGCAACCTCCCCGCGAAAATCAAGGAGGGAAAGTTTGACAAGATCAAGAATGAATCTCCCCGCAGCAAGCTACGGGGTATCAAAAGTTTAGATTGATCGCTTTCATCGAAGCAAGCTTCGGGGAATTCGACCCACCTGAGATTAAATACGTTTCCGACAATGAATTCTTCATGTTGCTGGCTCCGGGCAATCTGGCTCCGCACTTCACAAAAAAATAGACCAGCCGGTCCCACCGCTCAATCTACCAGCCTATCCGGGCAATCCCGGTACCCCCATCCTCGCTGACAAAAATGGGCTTTTTGCTGCCATTAATTGTCATTCCTCCCTTCGGGTGACCATCTCGCACCGGTACCGGCAAATCTGGTGGAAGCGATGCTGGCACATCTGCCAGCATCGCCCTACAGAAGATGTTGGGGTTGAGAAAGAGCAATATCTGGCAAAACGAAGTAGCGTTACCCACACGATCTGAAACAGAGCCATTTTCCCCCTTTTATCCCGGCCGCCGCTACACCCTGGAGAAGCTGACAACTACCAACCGCCACGGCTGCAACCTGTTCGTCTTCAGAAGGCGCCCTGACCCGACCTAGCCCCCAAACCCACCGTACCAGAGGGTTTCACTATCATGCCTGCCACTGAGGTCCTCGCCACTTTTTTTGCCGCGGCCCTGCTGCTGGCGCTCGTTCCCGGGCCCGACAATCTCTTCGTCCTCACCCAGGCGGCGCTGGGCGGCCGCGGGGCAGGGTTCGCCATCACCCTCGGCCTCTGTACCGGCCTGATCGGCCATACCCTGGCGGTGGTCTGCGGCGTCGCTGCCCTTGTCCAGGCCTCAGCCGCCGCCTTCACCACCCTCAAGCTGCTGGGCGTCGGCTACCTGCTCTATCTCTCCTGGCAGGCCTGGCGCGCCCCCGACGCCGCGGCAGAAACCGGCAGCAGGCCGCTCCCCGGACCAAGACACCTCTACCGCCGGGGCATCCTGATGAATCTTACCAACCCCAAGGTTTCCCTCTTCTTCCTCGCCTTTCTCCCCCAGTTCGCCGATCCGGCCCGCGGACCGCTGGCGCCCCAGCTGCTCCTTCTCGGCGCCCTCTTCATCCTCGCCACCCTGCTCGTCTTCGGCGCCATTGCCCTGCTGGCCGCGACCCTTGCCGCCCGCCTTGCCGACACCCCCAGACTCCAGCGCTGGCTCCATCGCGCGGCCGGTGGCATCTTCCTGGCGCTGGCGCTGCAGCTGGCACGCAGCAAGTCCTGAAACAGCAACATTATAGGACCCATGGGACTTATCGTTCCCAGGAATAGGCACAAACAACAACCGCCCCCCGAAAAGCCGGGGGGCGGTTGTTGTCGGTCGTTTGCCTCTTTTCTTTATTCGAGGACCTTGAACTCCACGACTTCCTGTTCGAGGGTGGAGATCTGCAGGGAAAGGTTGCCAAGGGTGTCTCCCATGACCTTGGCCGAGCTCAGGTTGTGGCGCGTGGACTCCTGGATGTTGGCCAGGGCCTCGACAATCTGCTCGCCCCCCTCGGCCTGTTCGCTGCAGCGTTCGCGGATCTTCTCGATCATTGCTCCGATCTCTTCGCTAAGGCGAGAGATCAGGCCGCCATCGGCGTTCTGTTTTTTGGTGGCATCGCGGACCATGACGGTGAGTTCGGCCATCTTCTCTACCTCGCTCATGATCTGTTCGCTGGCGCGGGCCTGCTGGTGGGTGGAGACGGCGATCTGGCTGACCATGTCGGCAACCTTTTCCATTGTCTCGCGAATAAGCAGGCTCCCCCGGGCCTGTTCCCGGGTGGCCCGGGCGATGCCGCCGATCCTGGTCGCCGCCTGGTCGACGCCGCCGACGATCTCACGCAAGGCCTCACCCGATTTCTGCGACAGGACCTCCCCTTCGGCGACCTTGATTTCGGCCCCCCGGATCGCCTCCACCGCCCGCCGCGTCTCGTCCTGCACCCGGCTGATCAGCTGGTCGATCTCCCGGGTCGATTCACTGGTCCTCTCGGCCAGCTTGCGGATTTCGTCGGCAACCACGGCGAATCCCCGGCCATGCTCGCCCGACTGGGCGGCAATGATCGAGGCATTGAGGGAGAGGAGCCGGGTCTCTTCGGTGACATCATTGATAACCGAGAGGATCATCCCGATGTCGTCCGCGCTCTGCGACAGGACGTTGATCGACTCGGCAGCCGAGCGCGAAGATTGGCGAATCTCCTGGATGCCGCGGATCGTCGCCTGGACCGCCTGCTGGCCCGATTCGGCATCTTCGTGGACCCGGGCGGAAATCTCCGCCGTCTGCTGGGCATTCTGCTCGACCTCCTGGATCGAGGAGTCCATCTCGGCGATCGACGAAGCGGTGCTGACCGAAGCGCTGCGCAGATCGTTGGCATTCTGCTCGATCTGGCGGATCGTGGCGTCCATTTCGCCAATCGCCGAACTGACCTGGGTCACCGAGCCGGCAAGCGCTTCGGTGTTGAGCGCTACCCCCTGGATGCTCTTGGCCATGTTGAGAATCGAACTGGAGGTCTCGGCCGAGGAACTCGAAAGATTTTCCACGGCAGCGCTGATCCCCTGTTGGGACGCGTTGATGCGCAGGATCGCTGCCGAGGTCTCGTCGATCCCATGCTGCTGCACCTCGGCGGTGGCGATGACGTCGCGCGAGACGAGCTGGATGCTGGTAGCGATGCGGCCGAGTTCGCCGGTCGACTTCTTGACCTTTCCCATCATCGTCGAGAGCTTTTCCAGCATCTGGTTGAAATCGTCGCCGAGCCGGCCCAGTTCATCCGCCGCCTCGACCTTCACCAGGGCGGTCAAATCCCCCTCGGCACCCAGCTTCAAGGACTTCATCAGCAGGTTGACCCGACCGACAATGGTCTGGGTCGCAAAGAGGCCGAGGAGAATGGCGAGCAGAATGGCGCCCCCGATGACCGAGAGGAAGGTGATATTGGAGCGTTTCTGGATGGCGCTGGCAGCGAGTTCGTTCTTGGCGGCGAGGCTGCCGACCTCGACCAGCAGGTCATCGACGCTGACGCTTGCCCGGTCCACCACCTGCGGCAATTCTTCCCGAAGCAGCCGGGAGAGCTTACCGTCGTCGGTTGTCGTTCCGGCCATCAGGCCTTCCTGAACCGAAAGTATCTGCAGCGCGACCTGATCGAAGTCGTGAAAGACATCGACCACCTTGATGATCCGCTGCTCCAGCAAGCTGCCGGGCTCTGCGGGCGGGATGTGCAACTTCGGCTGCCCCTTGCGCAGCATAGTGCAATAGCTATCGAAACTGTCCCGCTTCAGTTCATAGTCGATCTTGCTGTTTTCAAAGTCATCGGCATTGTTCCGGGTCATCGCCGCTTCGAGCAGGTTGACCCGCCCTCCCTGGAGGGTGACCTTCATCAGCACGGCAAGTTTTTCCTGGGCGGCACTGCTCTTCTGCAACGCCAGCAGGTCGCCAATCCGGGCCTGGCTCCAGAGCCCGAAGGAGCCGGTTACCGCCACGATCAGCGCCATCAGCAGGAAGAGCAGAACCAGCTTGTATTTCAGCTGCAGATTTCGAAACATGACGCACCCCTCTGCCCCTACCTGCTCCCGACGAAGATAGGCCGAAAAAGCCTGCCACCCTGCCCGGAGCCGATGATTAAATGGGCCTACTTATACATAAAAACCACGTGGTGTCCAGTCATTTTGCGGAGCAGCAGCCCCCCGTCCGGTGCAACCACGGAGGTGAAATCGGCTCCGGATTAAAACAATTCCGCAAGCCAGCTACACTCCCGAAAAATAGTCGATATTGGCGCAGGACCTGCATTCCTTGCCCGACTGCAATCTTTGCACCACGACTGCTGGCACAATCGGCCCGGACCCGGGTTACCGCCAGAACTGCTCTTTTCTCGAAGCTGCAGGAGGCTCTCCCATGACAGCACGTTTTTCCCTCTCCCTGCTCGTCCTTGGCCTGTTGGCCCCGGTCCTGCTGGCGACTCAGGCGCTGGCGATCCCCGCCTTCTCGCGCCAGTACAAGACCGAGTGCACGACCTGCCACACCATCTTTCCGGAACGCAACGAGTTCGGCGACGCGTTTGAAAAGAACAGCTTCGTCTGGCCAAAGGAACTCCCCGCGACCGCACCGCCAGAGCAGGCGCCGACACCGGCCGCCGATTCGCCCCTGGTGCATCTCGCCAAGGGAGCTGACGCCCTCTTCAACAGCGGTCTCCCCGATCCCTTGCCGCTCTCGATCATGGCGACCTACCGGATGATCTACAACGAGGACAAGCAGCCGAACTTCGATCTGGACGGCGGTACCGGCATGGAACTCTTCGCCGGCGGCAACTTCCACAATCAGGTCGGATTCTGGGGAGAGTACGGCTTCGGCAGCTCCAGCATCGGCGACCTCTCGGTCCAGTTCCGTCATTTTTACGGCACGCCGCTCAACATCAAGTTCGGCAAGTTCAAGCCGAAGCTGAGCCTCTGGAAGTCCAACGACCGGTCTTCTCTGAGCGGCTTCGGCCACAACTCCATGCGCGTCGGCGACAATCCTTTCCGTCTCTCCGGCCGCCAGTCCGCCGTCGAACTCAACGCGGTGCTCGGTTCGCGCCTCTTCGCGGCAGCCGGCGTCACCAATGGTTCCGAGACCAACAAGGCAGAGAACAAGAAGAACTATTACGCCCACCTCTCCGCCCGAATTGGCGGTACCGACTTTCTCGGCCAGGAGCCCGAGGTCGATCTCGACCAGGATAGCGTCTGGGACTTTCTGACTCTCACCTTCGGCACCTTCGGCTATCTCGGCTCCTCCGACTTCGGCGCCAACGATTTCTACCGTCTCGGCCTGGAGGGGGAGCTCCTTTACCAGCGGCTCAAGATTCGCCTCCATGGTACCTTCGGCGAGGACGATGACCCGAGCGGGACCGGCGGCTCGGTCAAGTTCCACTTCTATCTCGGCCAGGCCCAGTACCTGATCGGATCGGATCTCATCCCGGCCTTCCGCTACGAGTACCAGGATATCGAGGGGACCGACATCACGCAGAGGTTCATCCCGAGCATCAGCTACGCCT is a window encoding:
- a CDS encoding methyl-accepting chemotaxis protein, which encodes MFRNLQLKYKLVLLFLLMALIVAVTGSFGLWSQARIGDLLALQKSSAAQEKLAVLMKVTLQGGRVNLLEAAMTRNNADDFENSKIDYELKRDSFDSYCTMLRKGQPKLHIPPAEPGSLLEQRIIKVVDVFHDFDQVALQILSVQEGLMAGTTTDDGKLSRLLREELPQVVDRASVSVDDLLVEVGSLAAKNELAASAIQKRSNITFLSVIGGAILLAILLGLFATQTIVGRVNLLMKSLKLGAEGDLTALVKVEAADELGRLGDDFNQMLEKLSTMMGKVKKSTGELGRIATSIQLVSRDVIATAEVQQHGIDETSAAILRINASQQGISAAVENLSSSSAETSSSILNMAKSIQGVALNTEALAGSVTQVSSAIGEMDATIRQIEQNANDLRSASVSTASSIAEMDSSIQEVEQNAQQTAEISARVHEDAESGQQAVQATIRGIQEIRQSSRSAAESINVLSQSADDIGMILSVINDVTEETRLLSLNASIIAAQSGEHGRGFAVVADEIRKLAERTSESTREIDQLISRVQDETRRAVEAIRGAEIKVAEGEVLSQKSGEALREIVGGVDQAATRIGGIARATREQARGSLLIRETMEKVADMVSQIAVSTHQQARASEQIMSEVEKMAELTVMVRDATKKQNADGGLISRLSEEIGAMIEKIRERCSEQAEGGEQIVEALANIQESTRHNLSSAKVMGDTLGNLSLQISTLEQEVVEFKVLE
- a CDS encoding LysE family translocator encodes the protein MPATEVLATFFAAALLLALVPGPDNLFVLTQAALGGRGAGFAITLGLCTGLIGHTLAVVCGVAALVQASAAAFTTLKLLGVGYLLYLSWQAWRAPDAAAETGSRPLPGPRHLYRRGILMNLTNPKVSLFFLAFLPQFADPARGPLAPQLLLLGALFILATLLVFGAIALLAATLAARLADTPRLQRWLHRAAGGIFLALALQLARSKS